CTGAGTCCCATGGCGCGGATGCCATTGGGATCAATCAGGAAACCCTGCTGTTTGAGAGCCTCCAATGCATCTGCAGGGGCCGAGATCGAAAGGCTGCAGCCCGGCAGATCCCGGCGCAGGATCTGCAGGGCACGGTGCACAAGAACGGCAAAAAGGGCCCCTTGGTTCGGCCCGGGTTTTGCGGCCAGGTTCCAAAGATTGGCGTTGAGGGCCAGATCACTGGTGGCCCGCACAAACCCGATCAGTTCCCCATTCGCCTCATCCAGGATGCTGATTTGCCACAGGCTGCGCTTAAGGGCGAGCTCCCAGCGTTCCTCAGGGTGGGTTGATTCCCCGCAGGACATCAGCAGGGTGTTGAGCTGATGAGAAGTGGGAGGGGTCGATGTTTCGAGTCGCGTTCCCTCAGGCAAGGGCGGAATCGAGGGTTGTTGAAGGAACGACAGCACAGTGGGTCAACCGGTGTTTCGCATGCCGGCTGCGATGCCGTTGAGGGTGAGTAGCGCACCTCGAAGTAGTTCACTGCGGCTGTAGGTGCGGGTGTCTTCCGGTGCACCCGGTGTTTCGCTCATGGGCGGTTGCCGGTTCTGATCCCGCAGCCGCTTCAGAAGTGCAACCTGAAGAAAGCCCAGGGGAACGATGGTGCGGTTGCGCAGATCAACAGACAACTGCAGCCCTTGATCAGCGCCCAGCAGTCGGTTCTGTCCTGTGATTCCCAGAACCAGTTTGCGGGTGAGTTCATATTCCTTGGCGATCACCTGGAAGATCGCTTCAAAGGCCTCCCGTTGTTCGGGGTGCCCCAGGCTGTTCATGTAGTGATGGGCCAGGTCGAGATCCACCTTGGAGAGGGTCATTTCCACTTTGGAAATGAGCATCCGGAAGAACGGCCAACGTTGATGGAGGCGCCGCAGCAGGTCGAGCTGTTCGGAATCACTGCCCACTTCTTCCGACAGCGCCGTGCCGAAGCCAAACCAGCTCGGCAGCAGGAACCGACTCTGGGTCCAACCGAAGACCCAGGGAATCGCCCGCAGACTGGACAGGTCCTTTGCA
The Synechococcus sp. MU1617 genome window above contains:
- a CDS encoding N-acetyltransferase, encoding MLSFLQQPSIPPLPEGTRLETSTPPTSHQLNTLLMSCGESTHPEERWELALKRSLWQISILDEANGELIGFVRATSDLALNANLWNLAAKPGPNQGALFAVLVHRALQILRRDLPGCSLSISAPADALEALKQQGFLIDPNGIRAMGLSLS